ttattttattttttattttatttcggtcctttttttttttttcccaaccttTGAGCTGGAAAAAGGGGCGAAGTCCGAGGGAGTCAAATCTGGCAGGTAGGATGGGACAGAGTGCATGCTGTCTATGATGCGATCGCAGACGTgataacgcacgtggtcagaatagcaccagttgcacagctcccgttGTTCACaggaaggtcggtgctccctgtgactgtgtgtgcagcctcgTACTGCCATCTGGTGTTGCGTTACATAACTAGCCTCGAAACCTTTTAATGTCACCTCATATAAGCTGTTTGTGTAGCAATGACGAAACACCTCCATTGGTTTggttaatcacattttattggCTATTTGCAGTTATGGGAGAAACAAGATGAGCCAATCAGGATCAAGAAAtatagtttctttctttttcattttctcttttttcattctttcttgattttttttcttctccattttctttcttttgttttcctttctttctttctctctttcttacctctttatttcttttttcatttttattttattttttattttttcgtccttttttttttttcccaaccttTGAGCTGGAAAAAGGGGCGAAGTCCGAGGGAGTCAAATCTGGCAGGTAGGATGGGACAGAGTGCATGCTGTCTATGATGCGATCGCAGACGTgataacgcacgtggtcagaatagcaccagttgcacagctcccgttGTTCACaggaaggtcggtgctccctgtgactgtgtgtgcagcctcgTACTGCCATCTGGTGTTGCGTTACATAACTAGCCTCGAAACCTTTTAATGTCACCTCATATAAGCTGTTTGTGTAGCAATGACGAAACACCTCCATTGGTTTggttaatcacattttattggCTATTTGCAGTTATGGGAGAAACAAGATGAGCCAATCAGGATCAAGAAAtatagtttctttcttttttcattttctctcttttttttcattctttcttgatttttttttttcttctccattttctttcttttgtttttcctttctttctttctctctttcttacctcttcatttctttttttcattttttcttcttttttttgagccgggaagagggtgaagtcagAGGGAgtcaaatctggcaagtagggtgggtgcggaagtgagatcgtgtCGTCGTCGTCATGATGTGATCGCAGACGgataacgcacgtggtcagaatagcaccagttgcacagctcccgttGTTCACaagaaggtcggtgctccctgtgactgtgtgcgcagcctcgtgctgccatctggggttgtgtttgttttacataaCTATCCTAGATACCTTTTGATGCCGCCTCGTATAAGCTGTTTGTGTAGCAATTACGCCAACAGGTCAGTGacctcatcattcttcttctaaATCCTCCTCGGACGTCCAAAACAAGTCCATTGGTTTGGTTAATCACGTTTTATTGGCTAATTGCTGTCATGGTGAGAAACACGATGAGCCAATCAGGATCTACTACAGGATTTACtacaatatatagacaaaagtattgggacacctgtcttttccagccgtatgcggttctttcccaaactgttaccagtAGATGGagacacacactttatatagaATGTCTTGGGACGTGGTACGTGTCCACGTCTTCAAAAACGCATATTTTTACACgattgaaaatgaaagtgttgacgcaatttaaaatgtatccgGATTCAGACGTAGTGTAGACGTGGCTTTGATCTAGCACCttctaaacctgttccagcatggcagtgtccctgtacacaaagccagctccgtgaaCGTATGGTTTCCCCGGGTTcgagtggaaaatctcctgctatggagctctgacatcaaccctattgaaatgaatgtgaatgctgacggCACCCCAGGACTTCTTACCTACATCAATCTCACATAAACCTCTACaagcaccctccaaaatctagaggaacatctccccagaaagagtggaggttattataagagcaaatggggccaaatgtggaataggatgttcatcaAATAGTCATTAGGGTTTTTATTATCAGAAATTTATGGAAATATTGATAAGGTTGATGTTGGATTGAAGACATAAATCGATGAGTAAGCATTTTTTAAGTCCTAATGCAAGCATATGTGGATCTTAGCCTTGCGTTGGTCAGGTTCTGGGtgacagctttacagaaatcgaGTCTCTCGGGGCGCCTGAACACTTCTGTGAAGACGAGCTGCTGTCCATCCTCAACTCGGACAGAAGGTCAGACTTTTATTGTGTTCTCAAACcggactttttatttatttatttatatttttcatgtcCAGAGTGTTTGTCACAGCTTCTCtactcttttctttccttcaggAAGAGTCTGACTCTTAAGTACTACGCAAAGAAAATTCTCTACTTCCTTCGGCAACAGAACATCCTGAGGAGCCTGAAGGGCTTTCTGGAGAGGCCTCCAGAGCAGCAGGAAGCCCTGGAAGGTCAGAATCGCATCACGGTATTTTGCACATCTGAGCAAAGATATTTAGCTTTGAGTGTCGAATCCAAACCAGACCCCGATTCCAGGCACTTTGGAGAAACAGACTTTGTtctacaacctttttttttggcaatttTCCCACAAACAAAATGAATTTTACAAAAATCCTACACATGGCTTGCTGTTGAAGGTGCGGTATTGGTGGATCAGTATTGTAATCCCCTGGCTGATTTTACCCTCGAGAGCATTTCTGCCCAGCTGGAGGACATCAGGGAGAAAGTGAAGAAGTATCTCAGAGTGAAAAACCCTTCTCATCCCAGCCTGAGATCAGCCCAAGGTAAATAtagatttctttcttctttctttcttgtttcttacctctttctttctttctttctttctttctttctttctttctttctttctcacctcttactgctttctttctttctttctttctttctttctttctttctttctttctttctttctcacctcttactgctttctttctttcttacttactttcttttccatttgctttctttctttcttaccttttttgtttcttacctctttctttctctcattttacctctttctctcctgttttacctctttctttctttctcatctttttccatttgctttctttctttcttaccatTTATTGTTTCttacctctttctttctttctttctttctttctttctttctcttttccttctcacctctttctttctttcttaccattttttttgtttgtttcttatttctttctttctctcctttctttcttaccTCTATGTTCTCTAGAAGAGAAAAATATACACTATGTTCTTCTTGGTGATCTGCCACCAAACGTTAATGACGTAAATGCAGAGCAGTATTGGGCAAACAGGTGAACGCTGAGAGAACCCTCACtccatacatttacatttataacagacGCCCATATCCAGAGTGACCTACAACCATGCTCAAggaccagcagtggcagcagctTGGTGTGCTGGAATCtcaacttgtgaccttctgatctaaagtccaatgccttaaccactgagaccACCTCCCTATACACCCTGTACacactgattatttatttatttatattagtacACACTTCTCAAGAACCCTGGGGTTACACTTGTTGGCTCTTAGCCAGGTATTGACCCAGTGTTGATTATATTGCAGGGTTTCCAGGGTATTTTGGGGTCTTAAATTCACTGTTCTTGctcttaaatcattttaaaacgGGTTTTAGATTTCTGATGTCAATGTAATACctctaatgctcattgaaatgctcctgcagcacttCAGGAGGTTTTACGAAAGTAAAACTTGTCCAAATATACTTCGCTGTATTACAACTACAAATAAGACCAAcgtgcaacagccaatcagcttcctgTTATTGGTGTGAATCTctcggattgtaccacagacagAAAATGGATTTTACTTGAATTTAGGGCTCGGTTAAGGCCggttatttgtgtgtttttttttatgtgatccaggtcttaaatttgacttggtgaaacctgGAGAAACCCTGTATTGAGTAGATTGGTAGCTCTGTGATTTTAAGATGTTTGATGTTCATCTTAAAATTGAAAGcccacaagttcaaatcccagcactaccacgctttcacttttgggcccttaaaGAAACTCAACCAGATATGAGATGTAAATGTCTATAAAAGAATAAACGAGAACCTTTTAAATGCTTTTCATGGACACGTTTTAAACATAAGTGAAGATGAATCACATgaatttcttttcctccaaataaatgataaatgcctgaaaagaagaaaaatcttgCTCACGCtgaaatgtctgtgtgtatttgtaggCGAGTGTGTAGTAGTAGTGCGAGAGTTCGAGCTTCAGCGCCAGGTCCTCAGCGCCCTCAACGCGGTTCTCTACGAACAGCTGCAGTTTAAAGGCAACGAATGCGACTACTACAACCCGATGAACTCGTACACACACCAGGTATGTCAGTGCTCTTTATTTTGAAACCCCTGCTAGACTTCCAGATTGTTCCTGATCATCCTGTCATGTCTGTTCAGGTGCTTTTACGGAGGACTGGCATCCCGATCAGTCTCTCAGTGCTTTATATGACACTCGCCAGGAAGTTGGGGGTCGTTCTAGAGCCGGTCAACTTCCCCAATCACTTCCTGCTTCGCTGGTGCCAGCGCCGGGCGAGGTAAACACTCTTTATACTGACCAGTCCAGGTTTGCTCTCCATTCTTTTGGGTAGATGTTCaactaaattttggagtgtgcttgttgagGTTTGAGAAGATTCATGCATCTGGTAAAGGTGCTGATGagggatgaggaggcctggggtgcatgacaaattaatcccaaaggtgatcaatGGGGTTTGAGCTcgacagcaggagatctttcactcccaAACCATGTAAcacacatcttcatggagctggttttgtgcacagggagcaGGTTTTGGACCACGTAGTTCATGCTACCGAATCCAATCCAATGActgttgtggtaacagtttgggaaagaaccacatctggatGAAAAACATCTTCATACCATGGGTCAGGAAATGAGGGAAATTCGAGAAATATCAGATCCGGTCGCTCGGATTTAGCGTATTTATCCAGCTGCTATACCGTGGCATAGCTGAACTATTTGTACATgaactatattgacaaaagtattgggacacttgaccgTACAGAATCTGATGTAGGCAGAGTCTTGAACAAGCTGGATCGGATCCCTAAAGGAGAATCTGCAGGATCAGAATTTTGGGTTTGGGCAGAAACGTTGGTTCTTTTCCACAAGTCTCTGTGGGAGAGGTCACTTTCTTCTTAGTAGCTTTTTAACATATCCGACTATTtcctgaagtatttccattcagggggatttttactgtaacattttataaaggaataaatgatgaagaaactccagactcgaattcgccacaacacacgtgacctcatttacacgttttttttgtaaatagttGAAAAGGTGtagaaatcagtgtttgtcattaatatcattctattaatagatcagtgtgtggagtcacattcaagtctttttacataaactgaggtgattaagtaacgAGTCTTGTGATCAAGatgatcataggaacattaaagCCATGATAAATCTTAGTAGTTTGGattcttaagtacatttgaaggcaaaaaccttttgtactttttactcaagtgaaagtacaAAGGAGTCACATTTAACTTTTATGCTATTAACCTTTGAtctccattaaaaaaatgtttaaagtgtATGTACTACGCtatattctcttttctttaattACTTCGGCAGGTATCACAAATACTATTCAGTATATGAATATTTTCTCCTGTTTGTCCTCCACAGCAGTGGAGATATCTACGACTACGTTTACATCGACGCGTTCGGAAAAGGAAAGCAGCTGACGGCTAAAGAGTGCGAGTACCTGATCCGTCAGCAGGTGACTGCAGATTACTACAGCTCCATCAGCACCACCGAACTGCTCCTACGCATGGTGGGGAACCTCCTCAACATCGGCAAGAGGGGGTGAGTACGGCTCAGAGGTTCCGTATGACCGTATTACGTCTGTACCATAATATGTTCACATTATTATTCCCTTTCTTTGGTACGTGACCCGGTTTTGATCCACTGTGGGGGTTTTATCTCCGCACAGAGAAGGCAGCGAGAAGTCATACCAGCTTCTGAGGGACTCTCTGGATCTCTACCTCACCATCGACCCCGATAATGTGCAGTATCTGCTCCTGCAGGCTCGACTCTACTTCCACCTGGGCATCTGGCCCGAGAAGGTCAGCAAACTACTCGCAGCAAAACAGAGCAGTTCAAAATGTGTCCAAATTTTAGTGTAATGTTTGTTAGAAAAAGCTGTAACTTCTTTTACCCTATGATTTACCCAGTGTATTaactaaatgtttgtttttggagCCCTCTGCTGGCTGGTAAGGGAGTTTTACTGTACGGTTCATATATTCTGCATATAACTGTTTTTAGACCAAATAAaataccagaggtggcaaaagtacacacatccctCACTTTAGTAGAaatacagatactcatgtttttaaaattctctggtaaaagttgtagtactgattaaatatatttttttcgattcaaatattttatcgcacgattgtcatgagttaacccaagattaatcacaacttaatcgcacttttatatctgttctaaatgaattaattaaatgaatcattttcaaatgtatttatatatacgcTAATCAAACATgtacatggacaaatattgcattgatgcaaatgtatgtttattgttaatgaaaccaaactcaacgtAGAGCATGAATATTCCtgtaaatagttaaaaaaaaattaaattatggtgcttttaaattatgtaaatcttAGGACACCGAAATGGAACGTTTTTCTATGTTTCCGCACGGACGGTTAATggggtgataccggagaaactgtattAAAATTCTGagctttctatttatatatgtattatttctgtattgtgtctgtgaagagGAGACAGGAATGGctgagagcgccccctgtctgtttgctttactttacaaaagcacagcgttttgttgttattgaatgtgtacaaataaaagtagaccttttttttttttttacagatttgagtgatgtattgctcttatctgtacaataaaaaaaaaaagacagtaatttcTGTTCGTTTTGGcgttctgagaaaaaaaagccacaaaacACGCCGGCGCGTTTGTCGCCCCCTAGAGGAATAATTGTGcacatcatggcggattttggtgctgattttgAGACTGGTGCTgcggtaaaacaaatgtttactgatacAATTTTTCGttgaagtttattttattttttatatctaagtaaagaaaggttGTTGTAAACAAACATACGTTGCGTAGAATGTTTTAATTGCGCcacttttatatttgtttttataaaaatggtcaaacagaaatgcattaatCGCACGTGTTAATAAACATGGTGCcgttcaaatacattttaacaacccttatattattttttttatacccctggtattgtttatgttttgaagtttaaaaagaaagttCGAGACCGAgattaaacaaacttgcggtccgccacttaatacgttcctcaGGAAACTCTGATTGTAACCAGGTTCCGCACGAAAAAAAAGGTACACaaaccaaaagccctgtactgTGAAATttcggtacgaatacgtgtaaTATCGTtacaccccttttttttttttagtgatcACCACTTAATTTTCTTGCGATCTTGACATAATATTTTTTCCTTGTTATCAGTACTTCTGTGTAGAGCAAGCCGCATCATGAACGACAACATAACCATTAATTATGCATagaatttacatatatttacataacagcatttggcagatgcccttatccagagtgacattTATCTTGTTCATACAATTGCAGCTAtggggtttaagggccttgctcaagggcccaggaatGGCATTTTGGTGTGACTGGAATTTGAACGCCAAAATCCAAAGCCTTAactatcttatatatatatatatatatatatatatatatatatatatatatatatatatatatatatatatatatatatatatatatatatatatatatatattgctgttattattattttattgtaaacaaTATAGATTCCTATAAAAACATGTCAGTAGTTCCTAAGTACCGATCTAacgattctgttttttttttacctctgccCTCATGCAGGTGCTGGACATCCTGCAGCACATCCAGGCATTGGACCCGTCTCAGCACGGTGCCGTGGGTTACCTGGTCCAGCACACGCTGGAACACATCCAAGACAAGCGACACGCCTTGGAGCCCGAAGTGAAGAGACGCAGCGCTCCTGAACATAGCCAAGTGCAGTATTCTGTTGGTCTCATCATGAAACACAAGAGGTTCGTGTTTCTGCGAGAGCTGATTGAGAAACAAATGCCAGATAGTTTAATTTGAATAGCTTTCGAACGATTTGCAAGGCAAAGAACCGCTCGGGAGCCGGAAGGTTTGACTAAAACCTCGCCTCGGCTCCATTTACTCCCCCTAGAGGATGAAGCCGTTTGTGCGATCTTGATATTCACACATAGGAGCTGAGACCTGGCTGCAGAACAGGAAATAATCGTATTAATAGGATGTAAAACGATGTTTCCTATAGAATGTGTCCTGagaaactgtattttttttggacCGGTACCTAATTGGGTCAATACCGGACTACTGATAATCTTCAGGACAAACGATACCGTTATCGGTATTTGCGTCGTTTTAT
This region of Silurus meridionalis isolate SWU-2019-XX chromosome 27, ASM1480568v1, whole genome shotgun sequence genomic DNA includes:
- the fbxo21 gene encoding F-box only protein 21, with product MASSCSENRVPVASSAAAENLAKKLTDLPTELLEYILCFPTLDHIDISNVSCCCKRLHEVCHGSGKVWGHQYKLRWPRLQRLYRSNESYDWQQEFRTRLRVCLQIQRTVLSISKRFFAEVPCVGQVLGDSFTEIESLGAPEHFCEDELLSILNSDRRKSLTLKYYAKKILYFLRQQNILRSLKGFLERPPEQQEALEGAVLVDQYCNPLADFTLESISAQLEDIREKVKKYLRVKNPSHPSLRSAQGECVVVVREFELQRQVLSALNAVLYEQLQFKGNECDYYNPMNSYTHQVLLRRTGIPISLSVLYMTLARKLGVVLEPVNFPNHFLLRWCQRRASSGDIYDYVYIDAFGKGKQLTAKECEYLIRQQVTADYYSSISTTELLLRMVGNLLNIGKRGEGSEKSYQLLRDSLDLYLTIDPDNVQYLLLQARLYFHLGIWPEKVLDILQHIQALDPSQHGAVGYLVQHTLEHIQDKRHALEPEVKRRSAPEHSQVQYSVGLIMKHKRSGYNCVIYGWDPKCSMSPEWIATMRVHQLTHGSNQPFYNVLVQDGTCRYGAQENLEPHSAPLEISHPEVGRYFSDFSNTHYLANEELQRHYPEDTAETQRAVEELYRSQGSDSGHAASSKPDPDSTEH